A window of Puntigrus tetrazona isolate hp1 chromosome 11, ASM1883169v1, whole genome shotgun sequence contains these coding sequences:
- the wnk2 gene encoding serine/threonine-protein kinase WNK2 isoform X6 yields MENRTGSNSEQQPVGFTVPSIHSKKTVIHENGHEHPSHTDPTAAAHRGASDPTAYPLSDYKGLVRQRFIRRSLWFSESEDQELEISESDTTSSPVKSAHIAVQRSFNAESQVGQGEGVKENFTKEPETSDAEEKHDAEPSETPKSVGKAGSDENEEEAEMKAVSTSPGGRFLKFDIELGRGSFKTVYKGLDTETWVEVAWCELQDRKLSKAERQRFKEEAEMLKGLQHPNIVRFYDFWESPLKGKKCIVLVTELMTSGTLKTYLKRFKVMKPKVLRSWCRQILKGLHFLHTRTPPIIHRDLKCDNIFITGPTGSVKIGDLGLATLKRASFAKSVIGTPEFMAPEMYEEHYDEAVDVYAFGMCMLEMATSEYPYSECQNAAQIYRKVTSGVKPASFTKVIVPEIKEIIGECICHRWEERYSIKDLLNHAFFAEDTGVRVELAEEDDGKKSSIALRLWVEDQKKLKGKYKDSGAIEFTFDLDTEVPETVAQEMVDSGFFLEIDVKIVGKSIRDRVSLIKWRRQRSTSAHNGKEEERSTKTQAQNLLQVPSTGPPVGGTPSLPSETEELQTEAVSLICSAPTSATTATPDSSAGSTMVTGASGNQDNTSQQSLSESISTAQRVLSPPAQLLAQLPEGAQQPFTAHLPLGTQQQPALQIPQGLPQQTIGQLLHGTQHQPSPQQLHGAQQPSSAPMHQAAQAQAHGLMPQAPQQQPTVQLHQQYQQSTHQLHQGAFQQSSVHLHQSAYQQSPPSVQLVPSKTVSAPATPVPHARPQSIPASALLAQQNQTTVPLAQEFHLYFHPEAFPPQALSTFQPLVQPSSDPQSIPQHLLQSASSMLSTTSLPSQPQLHVQTPLLQPLQIATQFSSTYPLLPEGGTSAGTESIPFSSVSYSSPYPTNPPPVSSPYYSASPIAAPLPILTMQNVPCMLGAGTPVCTPLNVPTPIPLLAMALSPPMLPSEEHLQQMYSPVPPPEGALFQSQPQSTQPSLPIPNPASLLQQDPSIPEPFTEKEYPRHEEMAPRILAPAHTIVSQIQSPPQDMQPEPKFTTSQAPPETIEPLLQPAGIQTGYAVPESTGKQMADTASMPIPPAPEPSPFQSSTDATAPVSMPFHSYVCDSLNQDAGSGKEMSDSYEGLTGGGKGDGKPRKHHRKSARTRSRQEKINKPKLSMLNVSKTGDKMVECQLETHNHKMVTFKFDLDGDAPEEIATYMVENGFILPIEKEIFIDQLKDIVDKAEDILSEDMDGEKTSELGTSHLQGQTARDQGAEGIKGQQPGAPQPVYQQNVLHTGKRWFIICPVEEAPAASHDASSDGGPSTQSPSTTTVTDGTAQPSESASAQPPEPSTGSASASMDSETCATAPPSGGSDPYGVWSPLSMTTTDPLSLTALSQAAPAQQAPVMPVQTASHLEEGSHLGPAQVSAQQSQPCMDPQSSLFVDETQSGRLGSVSPMHTAQQMAEIACAVSMVEDVPCCPLVMPLSLEVSSGAQRSSSVMPPPSQESTSAREQLHSITSSRVERTQQPVVLQQPLSTVSGNKAPSLPQSPAPSQHHFVPSESDGEARTRGGFVDSTIKTLDEKLRNLLYQEYAPMYPSGSAAETPGSGTEYIQSPPGPESAVGGSGTSTPSLMGEGRFRAGEQLPQIPERVDSLSALSDSAVGVTVSRRHVMPHSTSCSGSRSRYKMVPSSTDILASQGRKQRSLSSTASPAHPGGFLGECAMYEEPTVSATTVGRFSVVSTEDEVTRRKHSSRYSAPPDFYLDAPPPLTKRGSLPRAQTSVSADVTVHNRFMSSDSGAESSPAKVAPTTPSRHGRSERRGSDLMKRAVAFLRRSGRSSSVQSSDSPSRKGGVYGSYVSSDNDSEMEDSDIKKELQRLREKHMKEITELEAHHREEIELLYIRLGKPPPPGLYIPPTVPPAGRKRRTSRHKLKAGKLLSPLVQQLRNVASKTSDSSKPNDLTKPAEAAPSLNGSPARANLSDGKTYSGTGTLPCSVSVPVQTQQPCSLKGSLSSDNIYSGVQGEGPGPRSQPGQGWPPSPQASAQVTYKSSRSTLKRLCLGKERGSRSGTPSAASNQSPMPPGSTPPPHQPIGLAQAQTNNSNNKTDAFTLQLHRLVDNWTEGVRAPSRSRSLSLRPQQLTRSRIWSAIEAPISIERLNASQLSLSWPQIDSHASVMSTDTSRVLQRSFMVPGNPYGKMLSAPHLDMDHWPAMTAAQNQEVFAFTAVHSPSWTAPSSPSEVPASRNRTM; encoded by the exons TCCTTCTATCCACTCAAAAAAGACTGTAATTCATGAAAATGGCCATGAACATCCCTCTCACACAGACCCCACGGCTGCAGCACACAGAGGGGCCAGCGATCCAACCGCATACCCTCTATCAGATTACAAAGGTCTGGTCCGGCAGAGATTTATACGCAGGAGTTTGTGGTTCTCTGAGTCAGAGGATCAAGAATTGGAGATTTCGGAAAGCGACACCACCAGCAGTCCCGTTAAAAGTGCACATATCGCTGTCCAGAGGAGCTTTAACGCGGAAAGTCAGGTGGGACAGGGGGAAGGTGTAAAAGAAAACTTCACCAAAGAGCCGGAGACAAGTGACGCTGAGGAAAAGCATGACGCTGAACCATCTGAAACACCCAAGAGTGTGGGGAAAGCTGGGAGTGATGAGAACGAGGAAGAGGctgaaatgaaggctgtatCCACCTCTCCAGGTGGACGCTTTCTTAAGTTTGATATTGAGCTTGGCAGAGGGTCCTTCAAAACGGTCTATAAAGGCCTGGACACAGAAACATGGGTGGAGGTGGCCTGGTGTGAACTCCAG GATCGTAAGCTGTCTAAAGCGGAACGTCAGAGGTTTAAAGAGGAAGCGGAAATGCTAAAAGGTCTTCAGCATCCAAACATTGTGCGCTTCTATGACTTTTGGGAATCTCCTCTTAAGGGGAAGAAGTGCATTGTTCTAGTCACAGAACTTATGACGTCTGGAACACTGAAAAC ATATCTGAAACGATTCAAGGTGATGAAACCAAAAGTTTTACGAAGCTGGTGCAGACAGATCTTAAAAGGTCTTCACTTTCTCCACACGAGGACCCCTCCCATCATCCATCGGGACCTGAAATGTGACAACATCTTCATCACTGGTCCTACAGGCTCCGTCAAGATTGGAGATCTTGGCCTGGCCACTCTAAAAAGAGCTTCCTTTGCCAAAAGTGTAATCG GTACTCCAGAGTTTATGGCCCCTGAGATGTACGAGGAGCACTATGATGAAGCAGTAGATGTGTACGCATTTGGGATGTGTATGCTAGAAATGGCTACCTCTGAGTATCCATACTCAGAGTGCCAAAATGCAGCACAAATCTATCGCAAAGTTACTAGC GGTGTGAAGCCAGCCAGTTTCACTAAGGTGATCGtgcctgaaataaaagaaatcattgGAGAGTGTATCTGCCATCGCTGGGAGGAAAG GTACTCTATAAAGGACTTACTAAATCATGCATTCTTTGCGGAGGATACTGGTGTAAGAGTAGAGCTGGCAGAAGAGGATGATGGCAAGAAGTCTTCCATTGCTCTAAGGCTTTGGGTTGAAGACCAGAAGAAACTTAAAGGGAAGTATAAAGACAGTGGTGCTATCGAGTTCACCTTTGACCTGGACACAGAAGTCCCGGAAACAGTTGCCCAGGAAATG GTGGACTCTGGCTTCTTTTTAGAGATTGATGTGAAGATTGTGGGTAAGTCTATCCGTGATCGTGTGTCTCTAATAAAGTGGAGAAGACAGCGGAGCACCTCAGCCCATAATGGAAAGGAAGAAGAGAGAAGCACCAAGACTCAGGCACAAAATCTCCTTCAGGTGCCCTCCACAGGGCCACCAGTGGGTGGAACACCCAGTCTTCCATCTGAAACAGAGGAACTACAGACCGAAGCAGTCAGCTTGATTTGCAGTGCCCCAACAAGTGCTACTACAGCTACAC CAGACAGCAGTGCAGGCTCAACAATGGTAACAGGTGCTTCAGGCAACCAAGACAACACCTCTCAGCAATCCCTATCTGAGTCCATTTCCACTGCCCAAAGGGTCTTAAGCCCTCCAGCACAACTTCTGGCTCAGTTGCCAGAAGGTGCCCAACAGCCATTTACTGCACACCTGCCTCTGGGGACTCAACAACAACCTGCTCTACAAATACCCCAAGGTCTCCCACAACAAACCATCGGTCAGTTACTTCACGGGACCCAGCATCAACCTAGTCCTCAGCAACTCCATGGAGCCCAACAACCTTCTAGTGCTCCCATGCACCAGGCTGCACAAGCACAGGCCCATGGTTTGATGCCACAAGCACCCCAGCAACAACCCACTGTTCAGCTGCACCAGCAATATCAGCAGTCAACACATCAGCTACATCAAGGGGCTTTTCAACAGTCTTCTGTGCACCTGCATCAGAGCGCCTACCAGCAATCACCT CCTTCTGTGCAATTGGTTCCATCTAAGACTGTCTCTGCTCCAGCTACTCCTGTACCACATGCTCGTCCACAGAGCATTCCTGCCTCTGCCCTCTTGGCACAGCAAAACCAGACAACTGTACCACTAGCACAGGAG TTTCATCTCTATTTCCATCCTGAAGCTTTCCCGCCTCAG GCTTTATCAACATTTCAACCCCTAGTGCAGCCATCTTCAGATCCTCAGTCCATTCCACAGCATCTTTTACAGTCAGCATCTTCAATGCTCAGCACCACAAGCCTTCCTTCACAACCACAACTACACGTTCAGACACCTCTTCTGCAGCCTCTACAAATTGCCACACAG TTTTCTTCGACATATCCTCTTTTGCCAGAAGGGGGCACATCTGCAGGGACAGAGTCAATACCTTTCTCCTCAGTCTCTTACTCTTCTCCCTACCCCACAAATCCTCCTCCTGTGTCTTCCCCCTACTACTCAGCAAGCCCTATTGCTGCTCCTCTTCCCATACTAACAATGCAGAATGTACCCTGCATGCTAGGAGCAGGAACACCAGTGTGCACTCCTCTGAATGTTCCTACCCCTATACCTCTTCTGGCTATGGCCCTGTCCCCACCCATGCTTCCTTCCGAGGAACATCTGCAGCAGATGTACTCCCCAGTTCCTCCACCAGAAGGTGCCCTTTTCCAATCTCAACCCCAATCAACACAGCCCTCCCTTCCCATCCCTAATCCAGCCTCCCTCCTTCAGCAAGACCCATCTATTCCTGAACCTTTTACAGAG aaggaGTATCCTCGCCATGAGGAAATGGCCCCCAGGATCCTGGCCCCAGCTCACACCATTGTGTCGCAAATCCAGTCTCCTCCACAGGACATGCAGCCAGAGCCAAAGTTTACCACTTCCCAAGCCCCACCTGAGACCATAGAGCCTCTTCTGCAGCCTGCTGGCATACAGACAGGATATGCTGTTCCTGAGAGTACTGGCAAGCAAATGGCAGACACTGCTTCAATGCCTATTCCTCCTGCACCAGAGCCCAGCCCATTTCAGTCCAGCACTGACGCAACA gcACCTGTATCTATGCCATTCCATAGTTATGTATGTGACAG CTTAAACCAAGATGCAGGTTCTGGTAAAGAAATGAGTGACAGCTATGAGGGACTCACTGGTGGAGGAAAGGGTGATGGCAAACCTAGAAAGCACCACCGCAAATCTGCTCGTACGCGCTCACGCCAGGAAAAAATCAACAAGCCAAAACTAAGCATGCTAAAT GTTAGTAAAACAGGTGACAAGATGGTGGAATGCCAGCTGGAGACACACAATCACAAAATGGTGACTTTCAAATTTGATCTAGATGGAGATGCACCTGAGGAAATAGCCACTTATATG GTGGAAAATGGTTTCATTTTACCAATAGAAAAGGAGATTTTTATAGACCAACTTAAAGACATTGTTGACAAGGCAGAGGACATTCTAAGCGAGGACATGGACGGAGAGAAGACATCAGAACTAGGGACAAGTCATTTGCAAGGACAAACAGCTAGGGATCAAGGGGCAGAG GGAATAAAAGGACAGCAACCTGGGGCCCCCCAGCCTGTTTATCAGCAAAACG TTCTGCACACAGGTAAGAGGTGGTTCATCATCTGCCCTGTGGAAGAGGCTCCTGCTGCCAGCCATGATGCATCCTCAGATGGAGGTCCATCTACACAATCTCCATCCACAACAACAGTAACTGATGGGACAGCTCAGCCTAGTGAGAGTGCTTCAGCCCAGCCACCAGAACCCAGCACCGGATCTGCCTCTGCATCAATGG ATTCAGAAACCTGTGCCACAGCACCTCCATCTGGAGGAAGTGATCCTTATGGGGTTTGGAGCCCCCTTTCTATGACCACCACTGATCCTCTGTCTTTGACTGCTCTTTCCCAAGCTGCCCCTGCCCAACAAGCTCCTGTAATGCCAGTGCAAACTGCTTCTCATTTAGAGGAGGGGTCACATTTGGGCCCCGCCCAGGTCAGTGCGCAACAATCCCAGCCGTGCATGGATCCTCAAAGCTCTCTTTTTGTGGACGAGACCCAGAGTGGCAGATTAGGTTCAGTTTCCCCCATGCACACTGCTCAGCAGATGGCTGAAATTGCATGTGCTGTCTCCATGGTGGAAGACGTGCCCTGTTGTCCCTTGGTCATGCCGCTGTCCCTTGAAGTGAGCAGTGGGGCTCAGAGGTCATCCTCTGTGATGCCGCCACCATCACAAGAGAGCACGTCTGCCCGTGAGCAACTTCACTCCATTACGTCGAGTCGAGTGGAACGTACTCAGCAGCCTGTAGTGCTGCAGCAGCCTTTGTCAACTGTGAGTGGAAATAAGGCACCTTCCCTGCCTCAAAGCCCAGCTCCTTCACAGCACCACTTTGTCCCTAGTGAATCAGATGGAGAGGCACGTACCAGAGGAGGGTTTGTAGACAGCACAATTAAGACTCTGGATGAGAAATTGAGGAATTTGCTGTATCAAGAATATGCTCCCATGTACCCGTCGGGAAGTGCTGCTGAAACTCCAGGATCTGGCACAGAGTATATCCAGTCTCCACCAGGACCAGAGAGTGCAGTGGGAGGGTCAGGAACCAGCACACCCAGTCTTATGGGAGAGGGACGATTCAGAGCTGGAGAGCAGTTG CCACAGATTCCAGAGCGTGTAGACAGTTTAAGTGCTCTCAGCGACTCTGCGGTTGGAG TTACTGTGTCAAGGAGACATGTGATGCCACACTCTACCTCTTGCTCTGGATCTAGAAGTCGCTATAAG ATGGTGCCTAGCTCCACTGACATACTGGCAAGTCAAGGTCGGAAGCAGCGTAGTCTGAGCAGCACAGCATCTCCAGCTCATCCTGGAGGCTTTTTGGGAGAATGTGCAATGTATGAAGAGCCGACTGTGTCAGCTACTACTGTCGGCAGGTTCTCAGTGGTGAGCACAGAAGATGAAGTCACACGCAGGAAGCACAGCAGCAGATATTCCGCCCCACCGGACTTTTATCTGGATGCTCCACCTCCTCTGACCAAACGAGGCTCGTTGCCGAGGGCACAGACCTCGGTCTCAGCGGATGTCACCGTTCACAACCGTTTTATGTCTTCTGATTCTGGGGCCGAGAGCAGTCCTGCCAAAGTGGCCCCCACAACGCCATCCCGTCATGGTAGGTCTGAAAGGAGAGGAAGTGACCTCATGAAAAGGGCGGTGGCTTTTCTCAGGCGCTCCGGCCGCAGTAGTAGCGTGCAAAGCTCTGATTCTCCGAGCAGAAAGGGAGGGGTCTACGGATCCTATGTCAGCAGTGACAATGATTCAGAGATGGAGGACTCAGATATAAAGAAGGAGCTTCAAAGACTAAGAGAAAA GCATATGAAGGAGATAACTGAATTGGAGGCCCATCACCGAGAAGAGATTGAGCTTCTCTACATCAGATTAGGGAAACCACCTCCTCCAGGTCTTTACATCCCACCCACAGTGCCCCCTGCTGGACGCAAGCGCAGAACCAGCCGACACAAACTAAAAGCTGGCAAACTGCTCAGTCCTCTAGTACAACAGCTGAGAAATGTTGCCTCTAAAACTAGTGACAGCAGCAAACCTAATGATTTAACAAAACCAG CAGAGGCTGCCCCAAGTTTGAATGGGTCTCCTGCCAGGGCTAACTTGTCTGATGGCAAGACTTATTCTGGGACCGGGACTCTACCTTGTTCTGTGTCTGTTCCGGTTCAGACCCAACAGCCCTGCTCTCTTAAAGGATCTCTCTCCTCCGACAACATCTACTCTGGTGTACAGGGAGAAGGACCTGGGCCACGAAGCCAGCCTGGCCAAG GCTGGCCTCCTTCTCCCCAGGCGTCTGCGCAGGTCACCTATAAATCCAGCA GGTCAACACTTAAACGCCTGTGTCTGGGAAAAGAACGTGGCAGCA GATCGGGAACACCATCAGCTGCATCTAATCAGTCTCCAATGCCTCCTGGATCCACTCCCCCTCCTCACCAGCCGATCGGTCTGGCCCAAGCACAgacaaacaacagcaacaacaagaCAGATGCTTTCACACTGCAGCTTCATAGGCTGGTTGATAACTGGACAGAAGGGGTGAGGGCTCCCTCACGCTCACGCTCCCTCAGTCTAAGACCACAGCAACTGACCAGATCCAGGATCTGGAGCGCTATAGAG gctCCAATTTCAATAGAAAGGCTGAATGCTTCCCAGCTGTCTCTTTCATGGCCGCAGATTGATTCCCATGCGTCTGTGATGTCGACTGACACTTCGCGAGTACTCCAGCGCAGTTTTATGGTGCCCGGTAACCCGTATGGAAAGATGCTGAGCGCCCCGCACTTAGACATGGACCACTGGCCAGCAATGACTGCCGCTCAAAACCAAGAAGTCTTTGCTTTCACTGCTGTGCACTCCCCTTCTTGGACAGCACCTTCTTCCCCCAGCGAGGTTCCTGCTTCTAGAAACAGGACCATGTAG